In a genomic window of Temperatibacter marinus:
- a CDS encoding CaiB/BaiF CoA transferase family protein, which translates to MSTQEAFGALKGLRVLELGQLIAGPFCGQLLADHGAEVIKIEAPDRPDPMREWGQGIPLWWSVCARNKKCITLNLREKAGQDILKEMVKHTDFLLENFRAGTMEKWGLSYEELKKINPKLIMIRVSGYGQTGPYSKRAGYGSIGEAMGGMRNLAGDPANPPSRVGISIGDSLAATYACLGALMALRHRDVTGEGQIVDSAIYEAVLANMESVIPEYVIAGHTRERTGSVLPSVAPSNAYPTLDGDILIGANQDSVYKRLCEAMGRPELVDDPRFVDHVSRGKNLEVIDEIIADWTRPQKAQDVLDLMEKFGVPSGKIFKAPDMLDDPHFEARDAIIEVDHPVHDKVPMQNVFPKLSETPGEVKWAGPVELGQHNSEVYGSILGYDAVKLKALKEAGTV; encoded by the coding sequence ATGAGTACACAAGAAGCGTTTGGGGCCCTGAAGGGGCTGCGTGTGTTAGAATTAGGGCAATTAATTGCTGGCCCTTTTTGTGGTCAGTTATTGGCTGATCATGGTGCAGAAGTTATTAAAATTGAAGCCCCTGATAGACCTGATCCAATGCGGGAATGGGGTCAAGGCATTCCTCTGTGGTGGTCAGTTTGTGCCAGGAATAAAAAATGTATCACCTTGAATTTGCGGGAAAAAGCAGGCCAAGACATTTTGAAGGAAATGGTCAAACATACAGACTTTCTGTTAGAAAACTTCCGCGCGGGCACCATGGAAAAATGGGGCTTAAGTTATGAAGAACTCAAAAAAATTAACCCGAAACTGATCATGATTCGTGTTTCCGGTTACGGCCAAACTGGACCCTATTCGAAGCGTGCTGGGTATGGTTCTATTGGGGAAGCCATGGGCGGTATGCGCAATTTAGCGGGAGATCCAGCTAACCCTCCGAGTCGAGTTGGTATTTCGATCGGCGATTCTCTTGCAGCGACTTATGCATGTCTTGGAGCTTTAATGGCCCTTCGTCACCGTGATGTGACAGGGGAAGGTCAAATTGTTGATAGTGCAATCTACGAGGCGGTTCTCGCTAATATGGAATCGGTTATCCCAGAATATGTGATCGCAGGGCATACGCGCGAACGCACAGGGTCCGTACTGCCCAGCGTCGCACCCTCGAATGCATATCCAACCCTAGACGGGGATATCTTAATCGGAGCCAATCAAGACAGCGTCTATAAACGTCTTTGTGAAGCCATGGGCCGCCCAGAGTTGGTTGATGATCCTCGCTTTGTGGATCATGTGTCTCGCGGGAAAAACTTAGAAGTAATTGATGAGATTATCGCTGACTGGACTCGGCCGCAAAAAGCTCAGGACGTGCTTGATCTTATGGAAAAATTTGGGGTGCCCTCTGGTAAAATATTTAAAGCACCTGATATGCTTGATGATCCGCATTTCGAGGCTCGGGACGCGATCATTGAAGTAGACCATCCTGTGCATGACAAAGTTCCCATGCAGAATGTCTTCCCGAAACTTTCAGAGACACCGGGTGAAGTCAAATGGGCTGGGCCTGTTGAATTGGGTCAGCATAATAGTGAAGTGTATGGCTCTATTCTAGGCTATGATGCAGTGAAACTTAAGGCGTTGAAAGAGGCAGGGACAGTTTAA